From the genome of Desertibacillus haloalkaliphilus, one region includes:
- a CDS encoding DUF1657 domain-containing protein, which produces MTVQTQVQQAIASAQSVQASLTQFALETGNQMAKQTFQQLAEQQKNIVTQLEGRYQQILEEEPQFNQNQ; this is translated from the coding sequence TTGACAGTTCAAACACAAGTTCAACAAGCGATAGCTTCTGCTCAAAGTGTACAAGCAAGTTTGACACAGTTTGCATTAGAAACTGGAAACCAAATGGCTAAGCAAACCTTTCAACAATTAGCTGAACAACAAAAAAACATTGTGACCCAATTGGAAGGACGTTATCAGCAAATTCTTGAAGAAGAACCGCAATTTAATCAAAATCAGTGA
- a CDS encoding YetF domain-containing protein, with product MFDFWTGAEDLPVYGFLLRAAIVYVYVFVMVKILGQRSMGTISPLDFIFGVIIGDIIGEPLSSGDIPLGGPFAAAALIAGLHLGLTLVALRTPRFRRIIEDEPLVLIKHGKIDHKELKKAKVTMESLLMDMRLRGASDLTEVDYAVLEGNGQISVIKKSENQSLTPKDMLQTPPPKGYPTVLIQDGRIIHANLKQVGTINWLKEQLRKRGIRNHTEVFLLTMDEGGQIYFSKK from the coding sequence TTGTTTGACTTTTGGACAGGGGCAGAGGATTTACCTGTATACGGGTTTTTGTTACGAGCCGCTATTGTATATGTGTACGTCTTTGTCATGGTTAAGATATTGGGACAACGTTCGATGGGGACGATCAGTCCGCTTGACTTTATTTTTGGTGTGATTATTGGGGACATCATTGGTGAGCCACTCTCTAGTGGTGACATCCCATTAGGCGGTCCATTTGCTGCAGCGGCACTCATTGCTGGTTTACATTTAGGATTGACGTTAGTTGCATTAAGGACGCCGAGGTTCAGACGAATTATTGAGGATGAGCCACTCGTATTAATTAAGCACGGTAAAATTGATCATAAAGAATTAAAAAAAGCAAAAGTGACGATGGAATCATTGCTTATGGATATGCGTTTGCGTGGGGCATCAGATTTAACGGAAGTCGATTATGCCGTATTAGAGGGGAATGGACAAATCAGTGTAATTAAAAAGAGTGAAAATCAATCACTAACACCGAAAGACATGTTACAAACCCCTCCACCTAAAGGTTATCCAACGGTATTGATACAAGACGGACGAATCATTCATGCAAATTTAAAGCAGGTAGGCACGATTAATTGGTTGAAAGAGCAATTACGTAAGCGTGGGATTCGAAACCACACCGAAGTATTTTTATTAACGATGGATGAAGGTGGTCAAATTTATTTTAGTAAGAAGTAA
- a CDS encoding FbpB family small basic protein → MRRVKKLSFAELVNENKQQLLNDREAIEKIEERLEKRRADKV, encoded by the coding sequence ATGAGAAGAGTGAAAAAATTATCGTTTGCAGAATTGGTTAATGAAAATAAACAACAGCTTCTTAATGATCGGGAGGCAATTGAAAAGATTGAAGAACGATTAGAAAAGCGTAGAGCTGATAAAGTCTAA
- a CDS encoding acid-soluble spore protein N, with protein sequence MAKSKHAFDKFRPNHLGTQPRASDSNNGKKMNTKGNANPDYVPPKG encoded by the coding sequence ATGGCAAAATCCAAACACGCATTTGATAAATTTCGACCGAATCATTTGGGAACACAACCGCGTGCAAGTGACTCAAATAACGGGAAGAAAATGAACACGAAAGGGAATGCAAACCCTGATTACGTACCACCAAAAGGTTAG
- the ligD gene encoding non-homologous end-joining DNA ligase, giving the protein MGKFTKAHSELMVAGKKLSISNPEKLLWRRLGIKKIDYLHYLSEVAPFMLPFLNERLLTVIRFPNGIHKESFYQKNCPDYAPTFIKTVTHEGIDYLLCNDIATLLWLGNQAAIEYHIPFQPYHARHPSEIVFDLDPPSQNEFSLAVEAALQLKQICDKLQLITYVKTSGNKGLQVYLPLENNKFSYADTRRFTAFIAEYLVKKNTAWFTTERLKKHRGKRLYIDYVQHAEGKTIIAPYSCRGNDQALVATPLDWKEVNENLHPRQFSLDVVRTRLKRKGCPFQSFHESKEVQQFANVLTWLSEHGA; this is encoded by the coding sequence ATGGGAAAATTTACAAAAGCACATTCAGAATTAATGGTAGCAGGAAAAAAATTATCGATCTCAAACCCAGAGAAACTTCTATGGCGTCGATTAGGAATTAAAAAAATAGATTATCTACACTACTTAAGTGAGGTTGCTCCATTCATGCTCCCATTTTTAAATGAACGATTGCTCACTGTAATCCGTTTTCCCAATGGAATTCATAAAGAATCTTTTTATCAAAAAAATTGCCCTGACTACGCACCCACATTTATCAAAACGGTTACACATGAGGGGATTGACTATCTCCTCTGTAATGATATCGCTACTTTATTATGGCTCGGAAACCAAGCCGCGATTGAATACCACATTCCTTTTCAACCCTATCATGCCAGACACCCAAGTGAAATCGTCTTTGATTTAGATCCGCCATCCCAAAACGAATTTTCACTAGCCGTCGAAGCTGCACTACAACTAAAACAGATTTGTGACAAGCTTCAGCTCATCACTTACGTCAAAACGTCAGGAAATAAAGGGTTACAAGTTTACCTACCATTAGAAAACAACAAGTTTAGCTATGCGGATACGAGACGCTTTACGGCGTTTATCGCCGAATATTTAGTCAAAAAGAACACCGCTTGGTTTACAACGGAACGATTAAAAAAGCATCGCGGCAAGCGGCTATATATCGACTACGTTCAGCACGCAGAAGGCAAAACGATCATTGCCCCCTATTCTTGTCGTGGCAATGATCAAGCACTCGTTGCTACACCACTTGATTGGAAAGAAGTCAACGAAAACCTGCATCCTCGTCAATTTTCCCTCGATGTCGTTCGAACTCGACTCAAACGTAAAGGTTGCCCGTTTCAATCTTTTCATGAGAGTAAAGAGGTACAACAATTTGCGAACGTTCTTACTTGGCTCAGTGAACATGGCGCATAA
- the ligD gene encoding non-homologous end-joining DNA ligase: MIKQLKPMLPSLTQTIPQGERWVYELKYDGFRTIIYFSEQELHILSRNQKSLNHIFPEVTTALLSYKEKLRSLLPVVIDGEIGILDSKYKANFERIQQRGRVKQQQVIAEASKKHPACLLAFDLLASQGEVLTSTHRYLERKQRLASLFQKLQFPTEVEVESRRTLQFVPYETNKDRIWRTVTTHNGEGIIAKQTDSFWHSGVRTKQWLKIKNYKFGVFILSGYDKSNGYFHVSIIKNGTFTPIGVFSHGLSQEENYALTEIIKKNKSQESKQRIEVEPSICVELQFLEIYKQQLREPRFVQFRFDQQWEDCTWENLQKHIQN; encoded by the coding sequence GTGATTAAGCAACTGAAACCGATGCTTCCATCACTCACCCAAACAATCCCACAAGGGGAACGCTGGGTCTATGAATTAAAGTATGATGGATTTCGTACGATCATATATTTCAGCGAGCAAGAACTCCATATCTTAAGTCGTAATCAAAAGAGCTTGAATCATATATTTCCTGAGGTGACAACAGCGCTACTTTCCTATAAGGAAAAGCTCCGTTCTCTACTCCCTGTTGTCATCGATGGAGAAATAGGCATTCTTGATTCAAAGTATAAAGCAAACTTTGAACGCATCCAACAACGAGGGAGGGTGAAACAGCAACAAGTCATTGCAGAAGCAAGCAAAAAGCACCCTGCTTGTTTATTGGCCTTTGACCTCCTCGCTAGTCAAGGAGAAGTGTTAACCTCAACGCATCGCTATTTAGAACGAAAGCAACGGTTAGCTTCTCTCTTCCAGAAACTACAATTCCCAACGGAGGTTGAGGTGGAATCAAGAAGAACGTTACAGTTCGTGCCGTATGAAACAAATAAAGACCGGATATGGAGAACGGTCACTACACACAACGGTGAAGGGATCATCGCCAAACAAACAGACAGCTTTTGGCATTCCGGTGTAAGAACGAAACAGTGGCTAAAAATTAAAAATTATAAGTTCGGCGTCTTTATTTTAAGTGGCTACGATAAAAGCAATGGGTACTTTCATGTTTCGATCATAAAAAACGGCACATTCACCCCCATCGGGGTCTTTAGCCATGGCCTATCACAAGAGGAAAACTATGCGTTAACGGAGATTATTAAAAAAAATAAATCACAAGAAAGTAAGCAACGAATAGAAGTTGAACCGAGCATCTGTGTTGAACTACAATTTTTAGAGATTTATAAACAACAACTACGTGAACCACGCTTCGTACAATTTCGTTTTGATCAACAGTGGGAGGATTGCACATGGGAAAATTTACAAAAGCACATTCAGAATTAA
- a CDS encoding Ku protein has protein sequence MHTMWKGSISFGLVHIPIKLYAATEDKDIKMRSLHKECHTPIKYEKVCPSCGKELAADDIVKGYEYEPGKYVIIEDEELENLKAEQNKSVEIIDFVKLDEIDPVYFNKSYFVGPNEHGEKPYMLLKNAIEQSGKIGLAKITIRSKEQLAAVRAYKNALILETIHYPDEVRQVNQVPGVPEDIELNEKEMETAVQLIEQLSTTFEPEKYTDDYRSKLMELIQAKIAGNEGTVAQEAPERNVVDLMEALQASIDKSKPTKTEAEAEAETPKKKKAPRKKKATG, from the coding sequence ATGCATACGATGTGGAAAGGATCGATAAGCTTTGGACTTGTTCATATCCCGATCAAACTCTATGCCGCCACAGAAGATAAAGATATAAAAATGCGTTCGCTACACAAAGAATGTCACACACCGATTAAATATGAAAAAGTATGTCCGTCCTGTGGCAAGGAACTGGCAGCAGATGATATTGTCAAAGGATATGAATATGAACCAGGAAAATATGTCATCATCGAAGACGAAGAATTAGAGAATTTAAAAGCTGAACAAAACAAAAGCGTTGAAATTATCGACTTTGTGAAACTAGATGAAATTGATCCTGTTTATTTTAATAAGTCTTATTTCGTCGGCCCTAACGAACATGGTGAAAAACCGTACATGCTATTAAAAAATGCGATTGAACAGTCAGGTAAGATCGGCTTAGCAAAAATAACGATTCGTTCCAAAGAGCAGTTAGCTGCAGTTCGCGCCTACAAAAACGCACTGATCCTTGAGACGATCCATTATCCTGATGAGGTTCGCCAAGTGAACCAAGTTCCTGGTGTCCCAGAAGATATCGAACTGAATGAAAAAGAAATGGAAACAGCTGTCCAATTGATTGAGCAATTATCAACGACCTTTGAACCAGAAAAATACACGGATGACTATCGCTCAAAATTAATGGAATTAATCCAAGCGAAAATTGCAGGTAATGAAGGTACGGTCGCCCAAGAAGCCCCAGAGAGAAATGTTGTTGACTTGATGGAAGCGCTACAAGCGAGCATTGATAAGTCAAAACCAACAAAAACAGAAGCAGAAGCAGAAGCAGAGACTCCAAAAAAGAAAAAAGCACCCCGTAAGAAAAAGGCAACAGGCTAG
- a CDS encoding VanZ family protein, producing MFLLYIGVLLYVTLFAWNYGASLGPEGPGGRNYNLMPFRSIYRIAVFSPDIRDPIRILLGNVILFIPFGFLMPLVFKPRARSFLKVTALGMMVSISIELYQFLFTYRVANVDDVILNTTGAAVGFCLFYIGHRLKKRIIVIPSNTKKPS from the coding sequence TTGTTTCTCCTATATATTGGTGTCCTTCTTTATGTAACGTTGTTTGCATGGAATTATGGTGCTTCGCTTGGACCAGAAGGCCCTGGTGGAAGAAATTATAATCTGATGCCTTTTCGAAGCATTTATCGCATTGCTGTCTTTAGTCCGGACATTAGAGATCCGATCCGGATCTTACTTGGTAACGTTATTTTATTTATTCCCTTTGGGTTTTTGATGCCGCTTGTCTTTAAGCCGCGTGCGCGATCGTTTCTTAAAGTGACTGCTCTAGGAATGATGGTGTCGATCTCGATTGAATTGTATCAGTTTTTATTTACGTACCGAGTGGCTAATGTTGACGATGTGATTTTAAATACAACGGGAGCTGCAGTTGGGTTTTGTCTATTTTACATCGGACATCGACTAAAAAAGCGAATCATTGTTATTCCTTCGAATACAAAAAAACCATCCTAA
- a CDS encoding TVP38/TMEM64 family protein, whose product MYKKLIVASSYLIIGLLIYLYGESLLDWIRHGGNDYVVMTTVIATLMALFPIIPYPIIGGVIGAAYGPALGALVTWIGSSLASIIMFIVVRYGYHDWGIKVLRSYKPLERITILFEKNAFLTIFITRLIPIIPSIIVNIYSALSRVTFISYAVASSLGKVPSMFLFAFVGNTLLTNPSDIFATIAVYSSFLGIVFVCYRLWKKRTDAKIGLS is encoded by the coding sequence ATGTACAAAAAATTAATTGTCGCAAGTAGTTATCTCATTATTGGTCTCCTCATCTATTTATATGGAGAAAGTCTCCTCGATTGGATTCGTCACGGTGGCAATGACTATGTTGTTATGACAACGGTGATTGCAACACTGATGGCCTTGTTTCCGATCATCCCGTATCCAATTATCGGAGGTGTGATCGGTGCTGCTTACGGTCCTGCTCTTGGTGCTCTTGTTACCTGGATTGGTTCGTCCCTAGCGTCCATCATTATGTTCATTGTCGTTAGGTACGGTTATCATGATTGGGGAATCAAAGTGTTACGAAGCTATAAACCGTTAGAGAGAATCACCATTTTATTTGAAAAAAACGCGTTTCTCACCATTTTCATTACTCGTCTTATCCCAATCATCCCTTCGATCATTGTCAATATTTATTCGGCTTTAAGTCGAGTGACCTTTATCAGCTATGCGGTTGCCTCATCACTAGGAAAGGTCCCTTCGATGTTTTTGTTCGCTTTTGTCGGAAATACACTACTGACAAACCCGAGTGATATTTTCGCAACCATTGCTGTCTATAGTAGCTTTCTTGGGATTGTTTTTGTTTGTTATCGACTTTGGAAAAAACGAACAGATGCCAAAATCGGCCTCTCATAA
- a CDS encoding copper resistance D family protein, protein MVIISDALLYVSFSLLMGLLIFELVPRKYRPAFRVSNRFFFGVVGSVMVLTLVPVISVTSYIVHQFEANLFHTFQQILFSYSIGHAWLVVMLFSCLLLFTRARLNQAQVLIVRILPLICAIAIVFAASWASHAASLEPLYGFLANSLHFLAVTVWIGIMLVVSWFSTTDERWLPYLRWYTPVAISCVAIIILSGFALMSLITPEYVNSWVLTYGQLLLLKHLLFIPLLMYGLINGFLMTRKLKQMPTFSPKKWLRAEAVIALAVFVVTAVMTEQTPPHDVARTLQFEQPSALFLVFHELNYGDQFTIGLSSLSIGFMVLAVILLMMIIRRFKRNGSARLSLVLTACFLLSSYTAVMTSVESSTLISDDSRYETMEDAIRESVAGEPNVLQSQPYKERYTVVLYEVNQELLVTELLLNDQENGGYYRLQDSTLTVGGIPISESDHKIRTFKLEGGLWVGDKDYTYVTIGFVNEPAHVADVVIHYEGAKDEVEIINQSFLNIATANEEWDPNHPIEFVSSDGEVIGGYMRGVMEQGVYCH, encoded by the coding sequence ATGGTGATCATCAGTGATGCCTTGTTATATGTAAGTTTTTCACTGTTAATGGGGCTTTTGATTTTTGAACTAGTACCACGGAAGTATCGGCCAGCGTTTCGTGTTTCTAACCGGTTTTTCTTCGGTGTTGTAGGCAGTGTTATGGTCCTTACACTGGTCCCTGTTATTTCTGTTACTAGCTACATTGTCCATCAGTTTGAGGCTAACTTGTTTCATACCTTTCAACAAATCTTGTTTTCTTACTCGATCGGGCATGCGTGGCTTGTAGTGATGTTGTTTTCATGTCTCCTACTGTTTACTAGGGCAAGATTGAATCAAGCTCAAGTGCTCATCGTTCGCATTTTGCCGCTCATATGTGCGATCGCTATCGTTTTTGCAGCCAGTTGGGCAAGTCATGCTGCTTCATTAGAACCTTTGTATGGATTTTTGGCTAATAGCCTTCATTTCCTTGCAGTTACGGTATGGATTGGAATTATGCTCGTGGTCAGTTGGTTTAGTACGACAGATGAACGGTGGCTACCATATCTACGCTGGTACACGCCAGTGGCTATTAGCTGTGTTGCTATAATCATACTTTCAGGGTTTGCCTTAATGTCGTTGATCACACCAGAATATGTGAATTCATGGGTATTAACGTATGGGCAGCTGTTACTGCTAAAACATTTACTGTTTATCCCTTTGTTGATGTATGGATTAATTAACGGCTTTTTGATGACTCGAAAGTTAAAACAAATGCCGACATTTAGTCCAAAGAAGTGGTTGCGAGCTGAAGCTGTGATTGCTCTGGCTGTTTTTGTTGTCACGGCGGTCATGACGGAACAAACGCCACCACATGACGTTGCAAGGACGTTACAATTTGAACAGCCTTCAGCGTTGTTTTTAGTATTTCATGAGTTAAATTATGGTGATCAATTTACGATCGGTTTATCAAGTCTCTCTATTGGCTTTATGGTGCTAGCCGTTATTCTTTTAATGATGATCATCCGACGCTTCAAACGAAATGGATCGGCACGTTTAAGTCTCGTTCTTACAGCTTGCTTTCTTTTATCAAGTTACACAGCAGTGATGACAAGTGTTGAATCATCAACGTTGATTAGTGATGATAGCCGCTATGAGACAATGGAGGATGCAATTAGAGAAAGTGTTGCAGGTGAACCGAATGTTTTGCAGAGTCAGCCATATAAAGAGCGATATACGGTTGTCTTATATGAAGTCAACCAAGAATTATTAGTCACTGAATTGCTACTCAATGACCAGGAAAACGGAGGCTATTACCGTTTGCAGGATTCGACCTTAACTGTTGGTGGAATTCCGATTTCTGAATCTGACCACAAAATTCGAACGTTTAAACTTGAAGGTGGATTATGGGTTGGTGATAAGGACTATACGTACGTGACGATCGGGTTTGTTAATGAACCTGCGCATGTGGCTGATGTTGTTATTCATTATGAAGGCGCAAAAGACGAGGTAGAGATCATCAACCAATCGTTCCTAAATATTGCGACTGCCAACGAGGAGTGGGACCCCAATCACCCGATTGAGTTTGTCTCCTCTGATGGAGAAGTGATCGGAGGTTATATGAGAGGGGTTATGGAGCAAGGTGTATATTGTCATTAG